The genomic region GCAAGCAGCCAGACGTGAACACCGCTAGCCAGTAAAATTCAGCAGCCTGAATTACTTAAAGCTCAACTATCTTATGGCCGACGTCAAAACcgaaataccataattttatttacccTGCGGTTCAAAGTACTTTGCGTTcgaatataaaagcaaaagcgTTTTCTTATAATTGgatgcaaataaattttgcataGCGTGGCTTGTCTACTCACTgtttattttagtaaatatttgttgtttttttttttttcatttctataaaatttcaaatacaagTCGGTGAATTTCAGCCTTAATTTTGCGAAACCAAACTAAATGGATTGGATTGCAGGGTTTAACTGTACTATTCATAGAAAATATCACTTATTGATGGGTTTCGTGCTTACAAATACTAAAATGCATATATCGGATTCATTTAGCATAACATAAGATATAGCAATAtcagtttatatttatttaactattttaatgATCAATAGAGAAAATATTGCTTACAACACAGCACTTGTGATTTCTGATAAGACTTTTTTGCTTGGCACTGTTatctaatattaaaatttgaactATGCGAAAAAGATAAGATAACAGCAATTCAAAAGTTAAGTTTGATCAGTACCAACACATTTTTGTAGAAacgtttatattattattggagaaaaaatatgaagaaatatttaaaattaaagcacttcaacgaaaatgtttatatGGCATGTATGTAGGTAAATACATGAGTACACATGAGAAACTACAGATGTTTGGGAGTAATCCCTGTTCGTATGCACTCGCCAAACCATTGAGTCATAAATTTATGATGACGCATAAGTTAAGACTAAACACAAGAATAACAGAAATTGTTTGTATGTGCATCTTTATGAATagaacaagaaatattataaaatttattcaatttctaaatttgacatatttatacAGACTAACCTGTGTGTCGTTCAGAATCTCCAAGTGTTCACCCTTACGGAAACTCAAATCTTCATCTGTGCGTGCGTCGTAATCATACAAAGCTACAAATATTTTAGCATTTGCATTCGAAATTTCATTTTCTGGTATTTGCGGTACTTGGCGTATTTGCTCCTGCTGTTGTACAACGCGAATTTGATCCGCCGGCTGACTGCCAACACCATCGACATTGGGCACATTAGGCGCGCACTCAATGCTTTTGGGAATATCCGGTTTCTCGGAACTCAAGCAGTTGCCCATTTTGGTACAACGGTAACAACGATTAcgccacttaaaaaacaaaaaccaaaattggaTGGCCGCACCAAAGGAATGCTGCACTGATGTACTCAATGGTGAGGGAATTTATCAGCACTCTGTCGCTTGCGGTATTAATTGATTGATGTTGAGTATGGTTTGTTTATCAAACAATGCACTGCACTACTCGTTTAGCGTTGTTGAGTTGACTACGTTATTGTTACTGTTGTCTTATTGCTGCGTTGTCTGTTGAATTGGGGTGTTGGCTTTGTATAGATAATTGCTCAAGTTgctttacaattttcaatttcttcaagtatatttttttttgtgagttGCATACACTAAactaataaaacatttaaattctttgcactttttgttttgcttcagACACTGTTGAAGATATTTCTcacagatgtacatatatattttatatcaattttatgtatatatatttctatatgtacatatgtttaaactTGTGCActgattttcttttaaatagcgaAATGGTAAAAGGGACGCGACACTACGCGAGGATAGAAACACTTTaatcaaaagaaaacaacaaatatttagagATAGATATTCGAATCTGTTTCTTGATTCAATTGCAATTTCTtgaatcacatttttttaattataaatttattcctttttttattgCCATCACTGGTTTGAGAAAAGTAGTAGCCGCGCGAGCGTACGTGTTGACTTCTTCAATCacaaatttttccttattttaccACCAAAAGAGAATGTCAAAGCCCAAAGAGTCAACGTTGGAAAGAAGAAGTAACGTCTAATTTACAATAGAAGGCATGAATGAAATTTGACAATTGATTGTGGTCTGTCACACCAATTACGAACAATTTTTATTCACAATAGTTCACAATGTAAATTGTTGTGCATTATCAaggaaaattaagtaaaaaagatACTGAGAACGTGATAGTAAAAAACAAGGCAAAAGCAATAGACAAAGTTTGCGGAACAACAAGTAAAGGGGAATTAAAAACAATACCAATTAAACAATTATTATCTGAAATCCGGCAAAGATTTTATTAAATagcagtatatgtatgtagccaCGGCGTCGCTTCACCAATATTATGCGATTGTGCTTTGTCTATGAGACAGCTATTTATTAAACTTCTTTGTCCTATTCAAATGCTTGCAAAACCAGTCAATTCATGTGCGAACAACGAAGGCAAAGCAGAAAAATATGCACTCCAACTCACAATCAGTGCCTGAGGAATTCCACAGTATTTTTGAtagtttgattttttatttacttttctctTTAAGTTAACGTTCGTACGCTGTACCCACACCTCATCATAGGACTCACAAATATCCTCTTTACGCCTCGGCCACTACTTTTCAcgctgatttttttattttacctcaATATAGGGAGCCCGAAACTATTAACGACACAATTTAATTCACTGTTGAAAttcttttttacagaaaaaatacGGATTTTTATCCATTTCAGTAAAATATTCACGACTTCGAGCAACAAACGAGAACGACACGAACAACACAGCGACAGAGTGATGCCAGATATTATGAAAATAGAGAAAAAGAGAATTGGAAACAAATGAATAATTCGCAATagtctaaaaattataaatttatccaaacctaataattatattaatttgtttataaatttacagttcaagtcaaatttaaattgtctaataaaaaaatatttaaaaccgtTGATTCATTAATTCATGATTCCTTTGAGGTTttctatgtatttataaatgtgtggAGGAAATTCCCAAAACCCTGGATGCGGGGAAGGCCGTTAACAGGATCGAAACAAGTGCTTTATTTAATTATGATTTTAAGCCTGAAAACATCTAAAAATtcctttaattttcaaatacttagtttcttcattattaacaatttccaattttattctcaacaattgttaaatattaatcttacaaaCAATTACTTTGCTATTTATCcttaaattaaacttatttcattAGTCAATACGTCATTCTCATTTTAAAAAGGATTCAACTCAAATATAAGCCCAAATAggaaaaaaataacgaaatagtCTACCATTTGCCTGTTGTGTAAGTacggaaataaataatttacattcaCTTCGTGATAGTTTAAAAACTTGAAGGAATATTCAGAGGTATTGTCGTAtgggataaaaaaaaaatcgatcgaGCTAATTTTATCCCTGTTGCATGTTCGGGCGATCGGCAGTAGCAGAAAAATTGCTTTCATCGCCTCCGGCAGTGTTAGTTTCAATTTCCTGAGGTTCTTGCACAGGTCGGCGCTCTTGCTGACGCACTAGATCGTAATAGAGACCACGTTTAGCCATTAACTCTTCATGCTTGCCGGACTGTGtaatatcaaagaaaaatatttgggtaaaaataaaataaatctttatttcACACACATACCTCCACTATACGACCATGTTCCATCACAACAATCAAGTCAGCATTCCTTATGGTCGATAGCCGGTGCGCTATTACTAAGGTCGTTCGATTAAGTACCGCTGTATCTAAAGCTTTCTGTACTTCGGCTTCACTTGTAGCGTCCAGTGCACTGGTGGCTTCATCTAATATAAGAATTTTGGGATTTTTAAGCAACGCACGCCCTATGGCAATTCGTTGTCGTTGGCCACCACTTAATTGTGTGCCGCGCTCGCCAACATTCGTATCGTATCCATCAGGCAGCGCGCTAACAAATTCATGTGATTGCGATAGTTTTGCAGCAGCGTAAATCTCTTCATTTTTAGCGGCTGGCCGACCGTATCTTATATTCTCCAATATGGTTGTGGCAAATAGTATTGGTTGTTGTTCGATGAAACCGAGTACATTGCCGCGCAGCCAATATGGCCCAATGTCAGACAGTTTGTAACCATCCAGTTTAATATTACCAGATGTTGGCTCATAGAAGCGTTCCACGAGCGCGGCAACAGTTGATTTGCCAGATCCTGAAGCGCCGACAAGTGCCACTGTTTGACCGGGACGCAATGTTAAGTTGAAGTCTTTCAAAACCACCTATTGGGAAGTttgataaattatatacatatatgcagcatgCTTTGTTATTATTACTTACATGATCTGGTCTCGAAGGATATGCAAATGAAACGTTTTCAAATCGAATTTCACCGTTAAGGTGCTTTGGTGGAATCTCATAGCCTCTCAGCAGTTCCACTTTAGGCTGTAGTTGTAGATACTAGAAAAATCCAGCAAACAGTAAATTTAACCATTAATCTTTCAAGGCAAccaaaattaattacttcaaACACCCGCGAACCAGCAGTCATGCCACGTATCATAGTGCCCAACAATATCGACCCCTGAGCCAACGAACGTTGCACACCTTGAGATGCAACCAGGAACGCCATTAAAGCGCCTGGTGAAAGGCTTTCGGTAGACATCAGATGGCCACCCATGAAAAGTGTTGTCAGGACCAAACCATTAAGGAAGAAGTTTGTCAGACCTTGGAATATAGCAATGCCATAACCGAGCTCTTGCGCCAATCTCGCTGCTTCATTAGTTTCGCGTTTGAATAGCTCCATTTCACTATACTCACAAGCGCTTGAACGCACGGTACGTATATTAGACAAAGCTTCTTCACAAACAGCCGTAGCACGTTCGGACTAAGAAAAAACatgttcaattaaaaaaaaaatcagcttgtCATATCGTTAACGAATTTTACCTGAGCTTGTGCATCCTTGCTCAAATTGCGTAATTTCCGCCCCAGATATGACATGAAGGCCACAACTACAGGTACAGCCGCCAGCGCGATTGCTGCCATATGAGGTGATATAAGAAACAGTGACACTCCGCCGCCCACCAATTGTGCCATACTGCGCAGACCTTGCGAGAAGAATTGCTTAAAGCAGGCTTTGAAATCTTGAACATCTGCGGTTAGACGATTCACTAGTTCTCCGGTGCGATTTGCATCGAAAAAGCTAATGTCTTGCAAAATGATCTGTTTGAACAGATCTTGTCGCAGCTTGGCAGCTATGCGTTCACCAACCCGGCTAAGCAGATATATATACACGAATGTAAAGCCCGATTGCAAGAAATACAGGCTGAGCAAGTTACTCGCTGGGCGTCTGACGTCGCTGAAGAACGAATTGTGTAGCGGGTCCTTCACGTAGGTATTGGCGTAGCGCGCTAGGGTGTTGACCAAATCCCCAAGAAGATTGGGAATCCTTATATTGATGAATGCCACAATCAAAGCAGCCTTTGGAAACAAAAGAATTATGAATGTTTATCACAACACAATTGCagtatttatgtttaatattcTTTAGCAAATTGATAACCATATATGGACAACACTTATTTATAATCAGTTTATAGATAATCAACAGATGATAACGCATTACAATCCatggtatttttttaaatcgccgTCTTATCAAATCCGTTGATAAAAAACTTCGACGACAGTGAGTTATGATATCACTAAAaactatataatatttatagcaATATTTACAACATGTCCTTACAGCAATAGCGCCGAGCAGCTCCCACAAGTGTGGCTCCAAGTAGGACCAAAACCGGCGCCAATCAAATTTGCTATCTTCTTGTTGCAGTGTTTTTTGTATTACACCTGCTAATCTATTGCTTTCACATTGCGCTTGCCGCGCAAAAGCTAGATACGTGCGTGTGCCCAACCCCAGTGTGACGCCACAGCCGCTTAGTAATATGAGGCGTGTGTTTGATATACGCTTTCCTCCCGTCTCCGCAGCTCTACTCGCCTGCTGCTCTACTACTCGTAGGAgcttgtttgcattttttaaatgaCCGCTAAAATCGCGTATGCCATTGAGCTGTGTTTGAGGCACTTGTTGGAATTTGGGCAATTGCTGTGTTAAATGGCGACTACAAAGTAATGAcaatacaaaaaagaaaacggataaatttcacttaaaatatcaTTTAGCAAGTTGTAATGAAACATGACATAATCACACTTGTGAAGCGCCGCTTTGCACTTTGAATTTGTTTAGTCATACTTGCAATTAGTTGCTAACAATCGAATCATATTCGCTACGCCTTTTAACTGCaaattatatgtttgtatgaaaaagCCTCTGTTTGCAATAGGAAATGAACCGcaaagaacttaattttttgtttttaaattaattataaaaccgTCTGCAACCACCAACCAGGAAACCTGGTTAAATTATTCGCCCACCCAACGTGCAACAAAATCCACCCCACagaaaaaaactgaagaaatgtaaaaaaaccaaaagcaaaataaacccatagcaaaaacaacaaccaattCTGATCAGCTGCTCGATATAGCCTTGCCacatttattgtgtttttaatatGCAAGGTTGCAATGAACACGAATTTCTAACA from Bactrocera tryoni isolate S06 chromosome 3, CSIRO_BtryS06_freeze2, whole genome shotgun sequence harbors:
- the LOC120771848 gene encoding mitochondrial potassium channel ATP-binding subunit; the protein is MIRLLATNCNRHLTQQLPKFQQVPQTQLNGIRDFSGHLKNANKLLRVVEQQASRAAETGGKRISNTRLILLSGCGVTLGLGTRTYLAFARQAQCESNRLAGVIQKTLQQEDSKFDWRRFWSYLEPHLWELLGAIAAALIVAFINIRIPNLLGDLVNTLARYANTYVKDPLHNSFFSDVRRPASNLLSLYFLQSGFTFVYIYLLSRVGERIAAKLRQDLFKQIILQDISFFDANRTGELVNRLTADVQDFKACFKQFFSQGLRSMAQLVGGGVSLFLISPHMAAIALAAVPVVVAFMSYLGRKLRNLSKDAQAQSERATAVCEEALSNIRTVRSSACEYSEMELFKRETNEAARLAQELGYGIAIFQGLTNFFLNGLVLTTLFMGGHLMSTESLSPGALMAFLVASQGVQRSLAQGSILLGTMIRGMTAGSRVFEYLQLQPKVELLRGYEIPPKHLNGEIRFENVSFAYPSRPDHVVLKDFNLTLRPGQTVALVGASGSGKSTVAALVERFYEPTSGNIKLDGYKLSDIGPYWLRGNVLGFIEQQPILFATTILENIRYGRPAAKNEEIYAAAKLSQSHEFVSALPDGYDTNVGERGTQLSGGQRQRIAIGRALLKNPKILILDEATSALDATSEAEVQKALDTAVLNRTTLVIAHRLSTIRNADLIVVMEHGRIVESGKHEELMAKRGLYYDLVRQQERRPVQEPQEIETNTAGGDESNFSATADRPNMQQG